A single Bacillus sp. HMF5848 DNA region contains:
- the trxA gene encoding thioredoxin, with the protein MAITNVTDQTFTNETSSGVVLADFWAPWCGPCKMIAPVLEELDSEMGDKVKIVKLDVDENQETAGKYQVMSIPTLLVFKDGEVVDKVVGFQPKEALANVLAKHV; encoded by the coding sequence ATGGCAATTACAAATGTAACAGATCAAACCTTTACAAATGAAACTTCTTCAGGAGTTGTGTTAGCAGATTTTTGGGCACCTTGGTGTGGACCTTGTAAAATGATTGCTCCTGTTCTAGAAGAGCTTGATAGTGAAATGGGAGATAAAGTGAAAATCGTTAAGTTAGATGTTGATGAGAATCAAGAGACAGCTGGTAAATATCAAGTGATGAGCATTCCGACTTTACTTGTTTTCAAAGACGGTGAAGTTGTTGACAAAGTTGTTGGCTTCCAACCGAAAGAAGCTCTAGCTAATGTTTTAGCTAAACATGTATAA
- a CDS encoding electron transfer flavoprotein subunit alpha/FixB family protein produces the protein MSRKVLVLGEARDGVLRNVSFEAIAAAKVIAEGGEVVAALLGDSVASLANDMIAYGADRVVTVEDEKLQAYTPDGFGQATMAVIDSEQPEGIVFGHTSLGKDLSAKIAAKLESGLISDATAVEVAGGNVVCTRPIYSGKAFEKKIVTDGVIFVTIRPNNIPMLDKDDSRSGDVSSLAVDIKDLRTVVKEVLRKATEGVDLSEAKVIIAGGRGVKSADGFAPLKELADVLGGAVGASRGACDADYCDYSWQIGQTGKVVTPDLYIACGISGAIQHLAGMSNSKVIVAINKDPEANIFKVADYGIVGDLFEVVPLLTEEFKKLKVHS, from the coding sequence ATGTCTAGAAAAGTACTTGTTTTAGGTGAAGCAAGAGATGGCGTATTACGTAACGTGTCGTTCGAAGCGATTGCAGCGGCTAAAGTTATAGCAGAAGGTGGCGAAGTTGTTGCTGCTTTATTAGGAGATTCTGTTGCTAGTTTAGCAAATGATATGATAGCATACGGTGCTGACCGCGTCGTTACAGTAGAAGATGAAAAGCTTCAAGCATATACACCAGATGGATTCGGGCAAGCTACGATGGCTGTTATAGATTCTGAACAACCAGAAGGCATTGTATTTGGGCATACATCACTAGGAAAAGACCTATCAGCAAAAATTGCTGCTAAACTAGAATCAGGACTTATTTCAGATGCAACGGCTGTAGAGGTTGCCGGTGGAAATGTTGTTTGCACACGCCCTATCTATTCAGGAAAAGCATTTGAAAAGAAAATTGTTACTGATGGAGTAATCTTTGTTACTATACGTCCTAACAATATCCCAATGCTTGATAAAGATGATTCCCGCTCTGGTGACGTGTCATCATTAGCAGTGGATATTAAAGATTTACGAACTGTTGTGAAGGAAGTTTTACGTAAAGCAACAGAGGGCGTTGATTTAAGTGAAGCTAAGGTTATTATTGCTGGTGGACGTGGTGTGAAAAGCGCTGATGGTTTTGCTCCTTTAAAAGAGCTTGCTGACGTTCTTGGGGGAGCTGTAGGAGCTTCTCGTGGTGCGTGTGATGCTGATTATTGCGACTACTCATGGCAAATTGGTCAAACAGGTAAAGTAGTAACTCCTGATTTATATATTGCTTGCGGTATTTCTGGCGCTATTCAGCATTTAGCCGGTATGTCAAATTCCAAAGTTATTGTTGCGATTAATAAAGATCCTGAAGCTAACATCTTTAAAGTGGCTGATTACGGTATTGTTGGTGACTTATTTGAAGTAGTCCCACTCTTAACAGAGGAATTTAAAAAATTAAAGGTTCATTCGTAA
- a CDS encoding electron transfer flavoprotein subunit beta/FixA family protein encodes MNIYVLLKRTFDTEEKIVIQGGSIQEDGAEFIINPYDEYAVEEAIQVRDAHGGEVTVVTVGSEEAEKELRTALAMGADKAVLINTEDDLDDSDQFTTATILATYLKEQDVDLIIAGNVAIDGGSGQVGPRVAELLDIAYVTTITKLEIDGSTVKVVRDVEGDSEIIEASLPLLVTAQQGLNDPRYPSLPGIMKAKKKPLDELELDDLDLDEDDVEQKTKTIELYLPPAKEAGKVLSGEIEDQVKELVSLLHSEAKVV; translated from the coding sequence ATGAACATTTATGTGTTATTAAAACGTACATTTGATACAGAAGAAAAGATTGTCATTCAAGGCGGTAGCATTCAAGAGGATGGCGCAGAGTTTATTATCAATCCATACGATGAGTATGCAGTTGAAGAAGCTATCCAAGTACGTGATGCTCACGGTGGTGAGGTTACTGTTGTAACAGTAGGAAGTGAAGAGGCTGAGAAGGAGTTACGTACAGCTTTAGCTATGGGAGCAGATAAAGCTGTGCTTATTAATACAGAAGATGATCTTGATGACAGTGACCAATTTACAACAGCAACAATTTTGGCAACATATTTAAAAGAGCAAGATGTCGACTTAATAATTGCAGGTAACGTCGCAATTGATGGTGGGTCTGGGCAAGTAGGGCCTAGAGTTGCTGAACTTCTTGATATTGCGTATGTTACAACTATAACTAAACTTGAGATTGATGGCTCAACAGTAAAGGTTGTTCGTGATGTAGAGGGAGACTCTGAAATTATTGAAGCATCTCTACCTCTTCTTGTTACTGCTCAACAAGGACTAAATGATCCTCGTTACCCATCTCTACCAGGGATTATGAAAGCAAAGAAGAAACCATTAGATGAGTTAGAATTAGATGACCTTGATTTAGATGAAGATGATGTTGAGCAAAAAACAAAAACTATTGAACTCTATTTGCCACCAGCAAAAGAGGCTGGAAAAGTGTTGTCAGGTGAGATTGAAGATCAAGTTAAAGAACTTGTTTCGTTATTGCATTCTGAAGCAAAGGTAGTATAA
- a CDS encoding enoyl-CoA hydratase, which yields MEFFQISVDENVATVTLQRPPANALASGVLLELQHVLDELKLREDVRVVLLRGEGKFFSAGADIKEFTALQGAKSYANLSKRGQQLFEEVEAFPKPIIATIHGAALGGGLELAMACHIRYVTEDAKLGLPELQLGIIPGFAGTQRLTKYVGTAKALEMMLTSEPISGIEAVQMGLATKAFPEETLVSEVTAIAKKMAKKSPLTTEAVIELVNFAKHQSYYDGVEREAELFGDIFTSSDAKEGVMAFIEKRQPTFTGK from the coding sequence TTGGAATTTTTTCAAATTTCAGTCGATGAAAACGTCGCTACAGTAACACTGCAACGTCCGCCAGCAAATGCTTTAGCATCAGGGGTGTTATTAGAGCTTCAGCATGTACTTGACGAGTTAAAGTTGCGTGAAGATGTTCGTGTTGTTTTGTTACGAGGCGAGGGGAAATTTTTCTCAGCAGGTGCTGATATTAAAGAATTTACAGCTTTACAAGGTGCTAAATCGTATGCCAATTTATCCAAACGAGGGCAGCAATTGTTTGAAGAAGTGGAAGCGTTTCCTAAACCGATTATTGCTACTATTCATGGTGCAGCACTTGGTGGTGGACTAGAACTAGCGATGGCATGTCACATTCGCTATGTTACTGAAGATGCAAAGTTAGGCTTACCAGAACTACAACTCGGTATTATTCCCGGATTTGCAGGTACACAGAGGTTAACAAAATATGTGGGGACTGCAAAAGCACTAGAAATGATGTTGACAAGTGAGCCCATTAGTGGAATAGAGGCAGTTCAAATGGGACTCGCGACAAAAGCATTCCCAGAAGAGACTCTAGTTTCAGAGGTTACTGCCATAGCTAAAAAAATGGCTAAAAAGAGTCCGCTTACTACAGAAGCTGTAATTGAGCTTGTTAACTTTGCTAAACATCAGTCTTATTATGATGGTGTGGAGCGCGAGGCTGAGCTATTTGGTGACATCTTTACCTCAAGTGATGCAAAGGAAGGTGTCATGGCTTTTATTGAAAAACGCCAACCAACATTTACAGGTAAATAA
- a CDS encoding TetR/AcrR family transcriptional regulator, with amino-acid sequence MKKNRPKYKQIIDAAVIVIAENGYHQAQVSKIAKQAGVADGTIYLYFKNKEDILISLFQEKMGTFVEKIEGEIAGLEKATEKLLLLVQKHFALLADDHHLAIVTQLELRQSQKDLRYKINEVLKGYLRIVDQILQVGKENGEFDPDLDIRLARQLVFGTIDETVTTWVMNEQKYSLTDLAERVHKLLINGCRAN; translated from the coding sequence ATGAAAAAAAATCGACCAAAGTACAAACAAATAATAGATGCTGCTGTTATTGTTATTGCTGAAAATGGATATCATCAGGCGCAAGTTTCAAAGATTGCTAAACAAGCAGGCGTCGCAGACGGCACTATATACTTATATTTTAAAAATAAGGAAGATATTCTGATTTCCCTTTTTCAGGAAAAAATGGGTACATTTGTCGAAAAGATTGAGGGGGAAATAGCAGGATTAGAGAAAGCAACAGAGAAGTTATTGTTATTAGTGCAAAAACATTTTGCTTTACTTGCCGATGATCATCACCTTGCAATTGTAACGCAATTAGAATTGAGACAATCACAAAAGGATCTTAGGTACAAAATTAATGAAGTGCTAAAGGGGTATTTACGAATTGTTGATCAAATTCTCCAGGTAGGAAAAGAAAACGGAGAGTTTGACCCAGATTTAGACATTAGACTAGCGAGACAACTTGTATTTGGTACGATTGATGAAACAGTTACAACATGGGTTATGAATGAGCAAAAATACAGTCTAACAGACCTTGCAGAACGTGTTCATAAGTTGCTTATTAACGGTTGTAGAGCTAATTAG
- a CDS encoding amino acid ABC transporter ATP-binding protein codes for MISVEKLNKSFGDLHVLKDIDMTVKESDVVVLIGASGSGKSTLLRCLNYLEIKNSGKIIIEGEEVEKETHNLNEIRQKVGMVFQHFNLFPHKTVIENVMEAPIQVKKLSKPKAKQEARELLAKVGLEDKENVYPSKLSGGQKQRVAIARSLAMKPDIMLFDEPTSALDPELVGEVLSTMKELAEEGMTMVVVTHEMGFAREVADWVVYMHDGKIVEVGHPDQIFEQPKEQRTKEFLDSVL; via the coding sequence ATGATATCAGTAGAAAAATTAAATAAATCGTTCGGAGATTTACATGTTTTAAAGGACATAGATATGACCGTAAAAGAAAGCGATGTGGTCGTTTTAATTGGAGCGAGTGGATCAGGAAAAAGTACACTTCTTCGGTGCCTTAACTATTTAGAGATTAAAAATAGTGGAAAGATCATAATTGAGGGAGAAGAAGTTGAAAAAGAAACACATAATCTAAACGAAATTCGACAAAAAGTCGGTATGGTGTTTCAGCATTTTAACCTTTTTCCACATAAAACTGTAATTGAAAATGTTATGGAAGCACCTATACAAGTCAAAAAACTCTCTAAACCAAAAGCAAAGCAAGAGGCGCGTGAATTACTTGCAAAGGTCGGACTTGAAGATAAAGAGAATGTGTATCCTTCCAAATTATCAGGAGGACAAAAACAACGTGTTGCTATTGCTCGATCGTTAGCCATGAAGCCAGATATCATGTTGTTTGATGAGCCGACATCAGCATTAGATCCAGAATTAGTTGGTGAAGTATTATCCACTATGAAGGAACTAGCTGAAGAAGGAATGACAATGGTCGTTGTAACACATGAAATGGGATTTGCTCGTGAAGTAGCAGACTGGGTTGTATACATGCACGACGGAAAAATTGTTGAGGTTGGTCACCCGGATCAAATCTTTGAGCAGCCAAAAGAGCAACGCACAAAAGAGTTTTTAGATTCAGTTTTATAA
- a CDS encoding amino acid ABC transporter permease, protein MPSFGHFFEQLIASADYFWYGALITLQLTAISIVIAIFIGLFFALLKISRIRFLEWLADGYIFIVRGTPLIAQIFIFYYGLTTLHISQFWAVVLGLAFHNGAYIAEIFRGAIQSIDRGQMEAGRSLGMSRTLSMRRIVLPQAFRRALPPLGNQFIIGLKDSSLASFIGMPELFGVATTLGSQTFDYMTNLLIVAVWYLILVLILTIIVNRLEKKLAASD, encoded by the coding sequence TTGCCGAGTTTTGGACATTTTTTTGAACAACTAATCGCATCTGCAGATTATTTTTGGTATGGTGCTCTAATTACGTTACAATTAACAGCTATATCTATTGTAATTGCTATATTCATAGGGTTGTTTTTTGCTTTGTTAAAGATTTCACGAATTCGCTTTCTAGAGTGGTTAGCGGATGGGTACATCTTTATTGTGCGTGGAACACCACTTATCGCGCAAATATTTATTTTTTACTACGGCTTAACAACACTGCATATATCACAGTTTTGGGCTGTTGTTCTCGGGCTAGCATTCCACAACGGTGCTTACATTGCTGAGATTTTTCGTGGTGCTATTCAATCTATTGACCGTGGGCAAATGGAAGCAGGTCGCTCACTTGGGATGAGTCGTACATTATCGATGAGACGAATCGTTTTACCACAGGCATTTCGTCGTGCCTTACCTCCACTAGGAAACCAATTTATCATTGGTTTGAAAGATTCCTCACTAGCATCCTTCATCGGTATGCCAGAATTATTTGGTGTTGCAACGACACTTGGATCACAAACCTTCGATTATATGACGAACTTACTTATTGTGGCGGTTTGGTATTTAATACTTGTGTTGATTTTAACAATTATCGTAAATCGATTAGAGAAGAAGCTTGCTGCTAGCGACTAG
- a CDS encoding transporter substrate-binding domain-containing protein: MLTGVLAACGSSENTSNDAAGYTLVEDGKFTFAASGEFKPFSVTDPKGVMSGFDIEVGEAVAEKLGLEPVQKKFKFAGIVEGVKTGRFDAAIASHTITDKRLEQVDFSTPYYYSGPQIFVRGDSSVETLADLEGLEIAVSKGSTYAETAAEVTDNIIQYDSDVTALEALSKGRHDAVITDFITGKEAIGAGMSIEGRELLGRSEQAIAIAKDNTELLNKVNEALQELREDGTLKAISVKYFGEDITADPEK, encoded by the coding sequence ATGCTAACGGGTGTACTAGCTGCCTGTGGTTCATCAGAGAATACTAGTAATGATGCTGCAGGTTATACCTTAGTTGAAGATGGAAAGTTTACCTTTGCCGCTTCCGGTGAATTTAAGCCTTTCAGTGTGACAGATCCAAAAGGTGTTATGTCAGGCTTTGATATTGAAGTTGGAGAAGCTGTCGCTGAAAAGCTTGGACTTGAACCAGTGCAAAAGAAGTTTAAATTTGCCGGAATTGTTGAAGGTGTAAAAACAGGTCGCTTTGACGCAGCTATTGCAAGTCACACAATTACTGATAAACGACTTGAGCAGGTAGACTTTTCTACTCCGTACTATTATTCAGGTCCACAAATCTTTGTAAGAGGCGATAGCTCAGTTGAAACGCTAGCTGATTTAGAAGGTCTAGAAATCGCTGTTTCAAAAGGTTCTACATACGCGGAAACAGCTGCTGAAGTAACAGACAACATAATTCAATACGATAGTGATGTTACGGCACTTGAAGCTTTAAGTAAGGGCAGACATGATGCTGTTATCACTGATTTTATCACTGGGAAAGAAGCAATCGGAGCTGGCATGAGTATCGAGGGACGCGAACTGCTAGGTCGTAGTGAACAGGCAATTGCTATTGCGAAAGACAACACAGAGCTATTAAATAAAGTCAACGAGGCTCTACAAGAGCTTCGTGAGGATGGCACATTAAAAGCAATTAGTGTGAAATATTTTGGGGAAGACATCACAGCTGACCCTGAAAAATAG
- a CDS encoding heavy-metal-associated domain-containing protein: MAIVEEKLNVNGMECQSCVNKVEKSLLSVDGVQRALASLDDNKVHIEYDDGTTNLSTIHDVIKNVGYAVE, encoded by the coding sequence ATGGCAATTGTAGAAGAGAAATTAAATGTTAACGGTATGGAGTGTCAAAGCTGCGTCAATAAAGTAGAGAAATCGTTATTGTCTGTTGACGGTGTACAACGTGCATTAGCGAGTCTAGACGATAACAAAGTACATATTGAGTATGACGATGGTACGACAAATCTGTCAACTATTCATGATGTAATTAAAAATGTTGGCTATGCTGTCGAATAG
- the recQ gene encoding DNA helicase RecQ — protein sequence MLQEAQRVLKKFFGYTAFRPGQQQIVEKVLNNHDTLGVLPTGGGKSICYQIPALVVEGITIVISPLISLMKDQVDSLHQVGISATYINSSLDAKEMKHRLQDIQIGMYKIVYVAPERIESQQFRRILQDIPISIVAIDEAHCISQWGHDFRPSYRYINQMITDLPKKPIVIALTATATPKVIDDICGQLHIPQDNTIVTGFERNNLRFSVIKGQDKRQYLMKYLKSQSLNAGIIYASTRKDVDELFEYLRKNDIKVGKYHAGLSEQERSEAQDQFLFDEIDVMVATNAFGMGIDKSNVRYVLHYSLPKNIESYYQEAGRAGRDGEESECTLLFSPYDIQLQKFLLEQSSLEDKQAEYEKLQRMIDYCHTELCLQRYIVEYFGAKYEKKTCGKCLNCTDTREKVDITKEAQMIFSCIKRMDEKFGKTLVAQVLKGSRSKRVLQMGFNSLSTYGLLKNRTEQEITNMIDFLVAEGYCVLTQSQYPVVMLTESVIPVLKGQQNVFKKESVIVKQAATDDELFELLRAVRKEIADREKVPPYIVFSDSTLRDMSAKCPIDETGMLSVKGVAQTKWERYGVEFVEVIADYMKNQGRQERQKQQPQAVESIISQRSTNNQPSYLESFELFEDGKSLRDIAEIRDCAITTVESHILRAAEEGYKLDWSRIIDPVHEPLIIELAQQLNTTKLKELKEALPEGVPYFEIKAVLKKWELTPNLLNKG from the coding sequence ATGCTTCAAGAAGCACAGAGAGTTTTAAAAAAGTTTTTTGGATACACAGCTTTCAGGCCTGGACAACAACAAATCGTTGAAAAAGTATTAAATAACCATGATACATTGGGGGTGCTTCCAACAGGTGGAGGGAAGTCAATATGTTATCAAATTCCAGCACTTGTTGTTGAAGGCATTACAATTGTCATTTCTCCATTAATCTCTTTAATGAAAGACCAGGTTGATAGCTTACACCAAGTAGGGATATCAGCGACTTATATTAACAGTAGTCTCGATGCTAAAGAAATGAAGCATAGATTGCAAGATATTCAAATTGGGATGTATAAAATTGTGTATGTGGCGCCAGAACGTATAGAGTCTCAACAGTTTAGAAGAATATTACAGGATATACCTATTTCCATCGTGGCGATTGACGAGGCTCACTGTATTTCGCAGTGGGGGCATGACTTTCGGCCGAGCTATCGGTATATAAATCAGATGATAACAGATTTACCAAAAAAACCAATTGTGATCGCATTGACTGCAACGGCTACGCCAAAAGTAATAGATGATATTTGTGGACAGTTACATATCCCTCAGGATAACACTATTGTTACAGGCTTTGAACGAAATAATTTGCGCTTTTCAGTAATCAAAGGACAGGACAAACGACAGTACCTTATGAAGTACTTGAAAAGCCAAAGTCTTAATGCAGGTATTATTTATGCTTCTACACGTAAAGATGTGGACGAGCTGTTTGAGTATTTGCGTAAAAACGATATAAAAGTAGGAAAGTATCATGCAGGCTTGTCAGAGCAAGAGCGAAGTGAGGCACAGGATCAATTCTTATTTGATGAGATTGATGTGATGGTGGCCACTAATGCTTTTGGAATGGGTATTGATAAATCAAACGTCCGCTATGTACTTCACTATAGTCTACCTAAAAATATAGAGTCATATTATCAAGAAGCGGGTCGTGCTGGGAGAGACGGAGAGGAAAGTGAATGTACACTTTTGTTTTCTCCGTATGATATTCAATTGCAAAAGTTTCTTCTTGAACAATCCTCATTGGAAGATAAGCAGGCAGAATACGAGAAGCTTCAACGTATGATTGATTACTGTCATACTGAGCTTTGCTTACAGCGTTATATTGTTGAATATTTTGGAGCGAAGTACGAGAAAAAGACGTGTGGCAAGTGCTTGAATTGTACCGACACTCGTGAAAAGGTTGATATAACAAAGGAAGCGCAAATGATTTTCTCCTGTATTAAGCGCATGGATGAGAAATTTGGGAAAACACTCGTAGCTCAAGTGTTAAAAGGATCACGATCAAAGCGTGTGTTACAAATGGGGTTCAATTCGTTATCAACGTATGGCTTACTTAAAAATAGGACGGAACAAGAAATAACAAATATGATTGACTTTCTTGTAGCAGAAGGTTATTGCGTGTTAACACAAAGTCAATACCCGGTTGTCATGTTAACTGAGTCTGTTATACCAGTTTTAAAAGGACAGCAAAATGTGTTTAAAAAAGAATCCGTTATTGTTAAACAAGCTGCAACAGATGATGAGCTATTTGAATTACTTCGGGCTGTTCGTAAAGAGATTGCAGACCGTGAAAAGGTTCCACCTTATATCGTATTTTCTGATAGCACCTTGCGAGACATGTCTGCGAAGTGTCCTATTGATGAAACAGGAATGTTATCTGTAAAAGGTGTGGCACAAACGAAATGGGAGCGTTATGGTGTTGAATTTGTAGAAGTAATTGCCGACTATATGAAGAATCAGGGAAGACAAGAAAGGCAAAAACAGCAGCCTCAAGCAGTAGAATCAATTATAAGCCAAAGAAGTACAAATAATCAGCCTAGCTACTTGGAATCATTTGAATTGTTTGAAGACGGAAAGAGTTTACGGGATATTGCTGAGATTCGTGACTGCGCTATTACGACAGTTGAGAGCCACATTTTACGGGCAGCAGAAGAAGGTTACAAATTGGACTGGTCGAGAATAATTGACCCCGTGCATGAGCCTTTAATTATTGAACTAGCACAGCAGCTTAACACAACTAAACTAAAAGAATTGAAAGAAGCTCTACCAGAGGGAGTACCATATTTTGAGATTAAGGCTGTATTAAAAAAGTGGGAATTAACCCCTAATCTACTTAATAAAGGGTAG